From Oryza brachyantha chromosome 9, ObraRS2, whole genome shotgun sequence, a single genomic window includes:
- the LOC102718300 gene encoding L-type lectin-domain containing receptor kinase IX.1-like codes for MVGRGKTASSSSTASRRRHLLLPLISFAVHLVSHGGLHASSLPFDFDFSNTSTFSLADFETAGIAAFHGGRFDLTANAYNASLFDNVGRVSYAHPVPLRDDATGEVASFTTSFAFVINITDKNNKGDGMAFFLAHFPSTLPPLSYGGSLGLCSSCLNASAVAGNDRFVAVEFDTFNDSFDPSLTYDHMGIDVSSLRSVANITLPSFSLNGQMSARVDYNSSTTVMNVELRFDRSPKFSTATPIFNMSAKVNLTAVLPEPVAIGFSAATGRSIELHQLLSWSFSLADPNSRSSRTGKSSSKSNVGLIVALVITSSLSLILCVAVLALVSALRKKTLALAEKEDESQVQSMLMDEEFQKGSGPKRFEFRQLAAATRGFSEEEKLGEGGFGAVYRGFLKELDAHVAIKRVSRASEQGRKEYSSEVKIISKLRHRNLVRLIGWCHEGRELMLVYELMPNGSLDAHLYNSVILLTWPVRFKIVQGLGSALLYLQEEWEQCVLHRDVKPSNIMLDASFGAKLGDFGLARLVDHGRGSHTTNLAGTVGYLDPECLATGRAGPESDVYSFGVVLLEIACGRPPVAPALPDQHGRGTGTVARLLVESVWGMYGRGAVLEAADERLGGDFDSGEVERVMVVGLACAHPNCRMRPSMRQAVSMLQGEAPLPTLPARMPTPKYL; via the exons ATGGTGGGCAGGGGCAAGACGGCGTCCTCGTCCTCGACGGCAAGCCGTCGTCGACACCTGCTACTCCCGTTGATCAGCTTCGCAGTACACCTCGTCAGCCATGGGGGCCTGCACGCGAGCTCTCTCCCCTTCGACTTCGACTTCTCCAACACCTCTACGTTCAGCCTCGCCGACTTCGAAACCGCCGGCATCGCGGCGTTCCACGGCGGGCGGTTCGACCTCACGGCCAACGCGTACAACGCCAGCCTCTTCGACAACGTTGGCCGGGTGTCCTACGCGCACCCCGTGCCACTCCGCGACGACGCCACGGGCGAGGTGGCCAGCTTCACCACCTCCTTCGCCTTCGTAATCAACATCACCGACAAGAACAACAAGGGAGACGGCATGGCCTTCTTCctcgcccacttcccctccaCGCTCCCGCCACTCTCGTACGGCGGCTCTCTCGGCCTCTGCAGCAGCTGTCTCAACgcgagcgccgtcgccgggaaCGACCggttcgtcgccgtcgagtTCGACACGTTCAACGACTCCTTTGACCCCAGCCTTACCTACGACCACATGGGCATCGACGTGAGCTCGCTCAGGTCCGTGGCGAACATCACGTTGCCAAGCTTCAGCCTGAACGGGCAGATGAGCGCTCGCGTCGACTACAACAGCAGCACCACCGTGATGAACGTCGAGCTGCGATTCGACCGCAGCCCAAAGTTCTCCACCGCGACGCCCATCTTCAACATGAGCGCCAAGGTGAACCTCACCGCGGTGTTGCCGGAGCCGGTAGCGATCGGTTTCTCGGCAGCCACTGGTAGATCCATTGAGTTGCATCAGTTGCTCTCTTGGTCTTTCAGCTTGGCAGACCCAAACTCCCGGAGCTCTCGCACAG GTAAAAGTTCATCCAAGAGCAACGTCGGGCTAATAGTGGCCTTGGTGATTACCAGCTCGCTGTCTCTCATCCTTTGTGTAGCCGTTCTTGCTCTGGTCTCCGCGCTGCGGAAGAAAACTTTGGCTTTAGCCGAGAAAGAAGACGAATCACAAGTCCAGAGCATGCTCATGGACGAAGAGTTCCAGAAGGGTTCGGGGCCCAAGAGATTCGAGTTCAGACAGCTCGCCGCGGCAACTAGAGGCTTCTccgaggaggagaagctcGGAGAAGGCGGCTTCGGGGCAGTCTACAGAGGGTTTCTGAAGGAGCTTGACGCCCATGTCGCCATCAAGAGAGTTTCCAGGGCGTCGGAGCAAGGCAGGAAGGAGTACAGCTCCGAGGTCAAGATCATCAGCAAGCTGAGGCACCGAAACCTTGTGCGGCTCATCGGATGGTGCCACGAGGGCAGGGAGCTCATGCTTGTGTATGAGCTGATGCCCAATGGCAGCCTCGATGCCCACCTGTACAACTCTGTCATTCTCCTGACATGGCCTGTGAg ATTCAAGATCGTGCAGGGGTTGGGGTCAGCTCTGCTGTACCTGCAAGAGGAGTGGGAGCAGTGCGTGCTGCACAGAGACGTGAAGCCGAGCAACATCATGCTGGACGCGTCGTTCGGTGCCAAGCTCGGCGACTTCGGCCTCGCGAGGCTCGTCGACCACGGCAGGGGATCGCATACCACCAACCTCGCCGGCACCGTGGGGTACCTGGACCCGGAGTGCCTCGccaccggccgcgccggccCGGAGTCGgacgtgtacagcttcggCGTCGTGCTCCTCGAGATCGCCTGCGGCCGACCGCCCGTAGCGCCGGCGTTGCCGGACCAGCACGGCAGAGGCACCGGCACGGTGGCGCGCCTCCTCGTGGAGTCGGTGTGGGGCATGTACGGCCGGGGAGCCGTCCTCGAGGCTGCCGACGAGCGGCTAGGAGGCGACTTCGACAGCGGCGAGGTGGAGCGCGTGATGGTCGTTGGGCTCGCGTGTGCCCACCCGAACTGCCGCATGCGGCCGTCGATGAGGCAGGCGGTGAGCATGCTGCAGGGCGAGGCGCCGTTGCCCACCCTGCCGGCGAGGATGCCGACACCCAAGTATCTGTGA
- the LOC102718583 gene encoding BTB/POZ and MATH domain-containing protein 2-like has translation MADYHRAVVVDCDDDDAPCKIFGGGDDRHFTFSVDYEAAMQFDAGTRLRTACRIGEVYRCEASFQFLHKPAPEENRVGLAVLVSGPISHPAGVHRIMVDIVLLGNTKSVAMQPPAVRSKVIPLPAGGDGGCKAACGLLVLTDYLEANCLHDGTMVALFSVSFVEGLPPCLSHDSLGHRLAAMAREQDLTDVCFDVGGERFSAHRTVMAAQSEVFRALLLGPMAESKMATVPIRGISASTFRHMLHYIYCNELPAACSDGGPGHAKGAAAELQRLLVAADMYGLETLKQMCEDTLCAGVGMDTVTSALALTKSGSYPKLRASCIEFLSTTQLFTVATTDELCEVARTYPGVLAEIRDMYNVPPLPKRPCRRSSPEKTPSSTDEDTHNLEE, from the coding sequence ATGGCCGACTACCATCGAGCAGTCGTCGTCGactgcgacgacgacgacgcgccgTGCAAGatcttcggcggcggcgacgaccggcacTTCACGTTCAGCGTTGACTACGAGGCGGCGATGCAGTTCGACGCTGGGACCAGGCTGCGCACAGCCTGCAGAATCGGCGAGGTATACAGATGTGAAGCGTCCTTCCAGTTTCTGCACAAACCTGCGCCGGAGGAGAACCGGGTTGGCCTCGCCGTGCTGGTCTCCGGTCCAATTAGCCACCCAGCTGGCGTTCATAGAATCATGGTGGATATCGTTCTCCTCGGCAATACCAAGTCGGTGGCGATGCAACCGCCGGCGGTGAGATCCAAGGTTATTCCGTTGCCCGCCGGAGGCGACGGAGGCTGCAAAGCTGCGTGTGGGCTTCTCGTCTTGACAGATTACCTCGAGGCAAACTGTCTGCACGACGGCACGATGGTGGCGCTCTTTTCCGTGTCCTTCGTCGAAGGCTTGCCGCCTTGCCTTTCGCACGACTCGTTgggccaccgcctcgccgccatggcgaGAGAGCAGGACCTCACCGACGTCTGcttcgacgtcggcggcgagaggtTCAGCGCGCACCGCACGGTGATGGCGGCGCAGTCGGAGGTGTTCAGGGCGCTGCTGCTCGGCCCCATGGCCGAGAGCAAGATGGCGACCGTCCCGATCCGCGGGATCAGCGCCTCCACCTTCAGGCACATGCTCCACTACATCTACTGCAACGAGCTGCCGGCCGCctgcagcgacggcggcccgGGCCACGCCaagggggcggcggccgagctgcagcgcctcctcgtcgccgccgacatgTACGGGCTGGAGACGCTGAAGCAGATGTGCGAGGACACGCTGTGCGCCGGCGTCGGCATGGACACGGTCACGTCGGCGCTGGCCCTGACGAAGAGCGGGTCGTACCCGAAGCTGAGAGCGTCGTGCATCGAGTTCCTGTCGACGACACAGCTCTTCACGGTGGCTACGACCGATGAGCTCTGCGAGGTGGCGCGGACCTACCCGGGTGTGCTCGCAGAGATACGGGACATGTATAACGTACCACCCTTACCTAAGCGACCAtgccgccggtcgtcaccgGAGAAGACACCATCGTCAACTGATGAAGATACGCACAATCTCGAAGAGTGA